From a region of the Solanum stenotomum isolate F172 chromosome 2, ASM1918654v1, whole genome shotgun sequence genome:
- the LOC125855934 gene encoding uncharacterized protein LOC125855934 has translation MDFVSRLPRTQINHDAVWVIVDGLTKSAHFLAIRMDYSLKRLAELKLIGPEIVQQIEDKVKIIKDRLNISSDRQKSYADLKRRDIEYQIGAKVFLKESPWKKIMRFCQNGKLSPRFIGPYEIPERVGPVAYKLALPPKLDKIHNVFHDSMLRRYRSDPSHVLPVESIEVNLDLTYNEEPILIQAREVKQLRNKRIPLVMVLWRNHSRKEDTWEREEDMRTQYPHLLRD, from the exons ATGGATTTTGTTTCTAGACTTCCTCGCACTCAGATAAATCATGATGCGGTATGGGTGATTGTGGACGGGCTTACCAAGAGTGCTCACTTCTTAGCAATCAGGATGGATTACTCACTTAAGCGTTTAGCCGAAtt AAAGCTTATTGGTCCTGAAATTGTGCAACAAATAGAGGACAAGGTAAAAATTATCAAGGATCGTCTAAATATTTCTTCGGATAGACAAAAGTCCTACGCTGATCTTAAAAGGCGTGATATTGAATATCAAATTGGGGCTAAAGTATTCTTAAAGGAGTCTCCAtggaaaaagattatgagatttTGCCAAAAtggaaaacttagtccccgatttaTTGGACCTTATGAGATACCTGAAAGGGTTGGACcagttgcatataaattagCTTTGCCACCTAAGTTAGACAAGATCCACAATGTCTTTCATGATTCTATGCTCAGGAGATATCGTTCTGATCCATCTCATGTTCTTCCAGTTGAATCTATTGAGGTTAATCTTGACTTGACGTATAATGAAGAACCTATCCTAATTCAAGCTCGGGAAGTAAAACAACTTAGAAACAAGAGAATCCCCTTAGTAATGGTACTTTGGAGGAACCATTCTAGAAAAGAAGATACCTGGGAGAGAGAAGAGGACATGAGGACCCAGTATCCGCACTTGTTGCGAGACTAG